A genomic segment from Candidatus Brocadia sinica JPN1 encodes:
- a CDS encoding multicopper oxidase domain-containing protein, which translates to MSHKRKYFEFITKCMQRKHSLWYLFIATVFCFTVTASPEEILIPGDQNLEEAFSELSKKGQVEREFHLYATDGYQEMADGEFIYFWGFAHAKDFADAGEIKTKEERDGKLLPLKVPGDEIRLTSGKNYVVVLHNAGFYEIEEHSGIHGVPHTIHFHGLDLIPAYDGVPNLPYTPVFPGEKYRYLLTIPEDIEGSYLGHCHVDTTNHLMAGMYFPLILEKKPNEIYGYKFDREYTLIMSEVDSEYMEMLRTEGNIRRGLDWKSNYFMLNGRIFTDNLTNPLSTINDPKTRIVAYEGETVLIRLMAVGYNHIFAWHPHGFHGLVIGTDGRKLSYPYEKDTLLIGSGERYDIFYKIPDSSSMRGCSSCNYGPGISIAHDHNMMGMVSQGMYPHGPQTIFDVRPKNMRSNDK; encoded by the coding sequence ATGTCTCATAAAAGGAAATATTTCGAGTTTATTACAAAGTGTATGCAGAGAAAGCACTCACTGTGGTATCTCTTCATTGCAACGGTATTTTGTTTTACCGTAACGGCTTCTCCGGAAGAGATACTCATACCTGGTGACCAGAATTTGGAAGAGGCTTTCTCGGAATTGAGTAAAAAGGGACAGGTAGAAAGGGAATTTCATCTGTATGCAACAGATGGTTATCAGGAAATGGCCGACGGAGAATTTATCTATTTCTGGGGGTTTGCACATGCAAAGGATTTTGCCGATGCCGGAGAAATTAAAACAAAAGAAGAAAGGGATGGAAAATTACTGCCACTAAAAGTGCCTGGTGACGAGATACGTCTCACGTCAGGTAAGAACTACGTCGTCGTGTTGCACAATGCTGGATTTTATGAAATTGAGGAACATTCCGGGATTCATGGCGTTCCTCACACCATCCATTTCCATGGATTGGATTTAATCCCAGCTTATGATGGTGTGCCAAACCTGCCATATACTCCTGTATTTCCAGGAGAAAAGTACCGGTATTTGTTAACAATACCGGAAGATATTGAAGGGTCGTACCTGGGACACTGCCATGTGGATACCACCAATCATCTCATGGCAGGGATGTATTTCCCTTTGATACTGGAAAAAAAGCCAAATGAAATCTACGGATATAAATTTGACAGAGAATATACGCTTATTATGAGCGAAGTTGATAGTGAATATATGGAGATGCTCAGGACAGAAGGAAACATACGGCGTGGATTGGATTGGAAGTCAAATTATTTTATGCTCAATGGCAGGATATTCACGGATAATTTGACCAATCCTTTGTCCACGATTAATGACCCTAAGACAAGGATTGTCGCATACGAAGGTGAGACGGTTTTGATTCGATTAATGGCCGTGGGGTATAACCATATATTTGCATGGCATCCGCACGGGTTTCATGGCTTGGTAATCGGGACAGATGGGAGAAAGTTAAGCTATCCCTATGAAAAAGATACTTTACTTATCGGATCGGGTGAGCGATATGACATTTTCTATAAAATTCCTGATTCCTCTTCGATGAGAGGATGCTCGTCATGCAATTACGGACCTGGTATCAGCATAGCCCATGACCACAATATGATGGGGATGGTAAGTCAGGGAATGTATCCGCACGGGCCACAAACTATTTTTGATGTGAGACCGAAAAATATGAGATCGAATGATAAATAA
- a CDS encoding FAD-dependent oxidoreductase, producing the protein MSKLFNKINIGQMTLKNRLIMSAMDLGFTSDGTINDQIIDFYVERAKGGVGFIVVGGCYPEMNGKVWKSIIGLDKDELIPGLKKLTDAIHVYNVRVAAQLLHGGRSASSFFTKMQPVAPSSLTHRSIKQEPHALTVPEIKIIIDNYVSATVRAKKAGFDAVELHGGMGYLINQFLSKATNKRDDEYGGSLENRARFAREMVLAIRETVGKDYPIIFRMSGDDFVEEGLKIDESLEIARILEQAGVDVFNVSPGWHESKTPIMLMVIPRMAYAFLSEKIKSRVKVPVIASVRINDLKLAEEILDNEQADMVSLGRPLIADPELPNKYEHGQLDDIRTCIACNQGCFDSLLNFKPVSCMYNAMVGHEGEYKITKTNKPKKVVVVGGGPAGMEAARVLALRGHEVTLYERNNQLGGQLRYAFIPPGREEIQNIKTYLERQISKLKVKIKTGAEADFQIIKEERPDAIIVATGGNPITLNLPGIKGENVYIASDVLDNKVSAGKDVVIIGGGTVGCEVALHVAKQGAMRPDVACFLLRQKVIDAKDVIEYTTRGNKNVAILEMRKKIGGGFGISTRWIILKELKEAGVKEITEVQVKEIVTNPGENGHGTSRILYEKNGEEHFIKADTVIIAVGYSSNNELRKQIEGKFSETYFIGDCVKVRTALEAIHEGFEVALKI; encoded by the coding sequence ATGAGCAAACTGTTTAACAAAATCAATATTGGTCAAATGACTTTAAAAAACCGGCTAATCATGTCTGCCATGGATCTGGGATTTACCTCAGACGGTACCATTAACGACCAGATCATCGATTTTTACGTTGAACGGGCAAAGGGAGGTGTAGGTTTTATTGTCGTGGGTGGTTGTTATCCGGAAATGAATGGTAAGGTCTGGAAGAGTATTATTGGACTGGACAAGGATGAACTCATCCCGGGTTTAAAAAAACTAACCGATGCCATTCATGTGTATAACGTCCGCGTGGCAGCACAATTACTCCATGGTGGCCGAAGCGCCTCGTCTTTTTTTACAAAGATGCAACCTGTTGCACCCTCCTCGCTAACACATAGAAGTATTAAGCAGGAACCTCATGCCTTAACGGTCCCAGAGATCAAAATTATTATTGATAACTATGTCAGCGCTACCGTGAGGGCAAAAAAAGCAGGTTTCGATGCTGTGGAACTTCACGGCGGAATGGGATACCTCATTAATCAGTTCCTCTCAAAAGCTACCAACAAACGTGACGATGAATACGGTGGAAGCCTTGAAAACAGGGCTCGTTTTGCCAGAGAAATGGTTCTTGCGATAAGGGAGACTGTCGGGAAGGATTATCCCATCATTTTTAGGATGTCAGGGGATGACTTTGTAGAAGAAGGGCTCAAGATAGACGAGAGTTTAGAAATTGCCAGGATATTAGAGCAGGCAGGTGTAGACGTCTTTAACGTATCTCCTGGCTGGCATGAGAGCAAGACGCCGATCATGCTGATGGTTATTCCGCGGATGGCTTATGCATTTCTTTCAGAGAAGATTAAATCGCGTGTAAAAGTCCCTGTTATTGCCTCGGTAAGGATAAATGATCTTAAACTGGCTGAAGAGATTTTAGATAATGAACAGGCCGATATGGTGTCTCTTGGAAGACCGCTCATCGCAGACCCTGAATTACCAAATAAATATGAACATGGGCAACTTGATGACATCAGGACATGTATCGCATGTAATCAAGGGTGTTTCGATTCCCTGCTCAATTTTAAGCCCGTTTCCTGCATGTATAATGCAATGGTAGGACACGAGGGTGAATATAAAATTACCAAAACGAACAAACCCAAAAAAGTTGTAGTCGTGGGTGGTGGACCTGCTGGAATGGAGGCAGCCCGCGTTCTGGCATTACGGGGACATGAAGTTACACTCTATGAAAGAAATAACCAGCTGGGTGGTCAATTACGATACGCCTTTATTCCCCCCGGACGTGAAGAAATACAAAATATTAAAACGTATCTGGAAAGACAGATTTCAAAGCTTAAGGTAAAGATAAAAACCGGAGCGGAGGCAGATTTCCAGATTATAAAAGAAGAGCGCCCTGATGCGATAATTGTGGCTACAGGCGGGAATCCCATAACCCTCAATCTCCCTGGAATAAAAGGGGAAAATGTATATATTGCCAGCGATGTATTGGACAATAAGGTATCTGCGGGAAAGGATGTAGTCATTATTGGTGGCGGAACGGTTGGGTGCGAAGTAGCTTTGCATGTGGCCAAACAGGGAGCAATGAGGCCAGATGTGGCCTGCTTTCTCCTCAGGCAAAAGGTGATTGATGCCAAAGATGTAATTGAGTACACAACAAGGGGAAACAAAAATGTCGCCATTCTGGAAATGAGGAAAAAAATAGGAGGCGGATTTGGCATCTCCACACGATGGATTATTCTCAAAGAATTAAAAGAGGCTGGAGTCAAAGAAATAACCGAAGTACAAGTAAAAGAAATTGTAACCAACCCCGGTGAAAATGGACATGGTACGAGCAGAATACTATATGAGAAGAACGGGGAAGAACATTTTATCAAGGCCGATACCGTTATCATTGCTGTGGGATACAGCTCCAATAATGAACTCCGGAAGCAAATAGAAGGAAAATTTTCAGAAACATACTTTATTGGTGACTGCGTTAAGGTACGTACTGCCCTGGAGGCCATCCACGAAGGTTTTGAAGTGGCATTAAAGATATAA
- the ltrA gene encoding group II intron reverse transcriptase/maturase: MGCKTRISKQSGNTVEKYGFGNQSKGNYREMLKYHSLRDKVFGLKNLYAAFRHVKKNKGKAGLDRVSIKQFESDLENNIMNIHKELKTTVYKPSPVLRVYIPKGKHDKRPLGIPIVKDRVIQQAFRQIIEPIFEKEFSDNSFGFRQNRCCHDAIKRLEMYKQEGYTSVLDADIKAFYDTIPHKLIMDRLREKIADGWVLNSIENMLKAGVMEDGIVHKTTEGTPQRGVIFPLLANLVGDIIDKELEKAGYKFVRYANDFVVMAKTKEELPAALSYVKEIIEEKLGLELSKDKTKLTNFKRGFRFLGYNFSGNYKGISTKSLDKLKSLS, from the coding sequence TTGGGGTGTAAGACAAGGATATCCAAACAATCAGGAAACACGGTTGAGAAGTATGGTTTCGGAAATCAATCAAAAGGAAACTATCGAGAGATGCTTAAGTATCATTCATTACGAGATAAGGTGTTCGGTCTTAAGAACCTTTATGCTGCTTTTCGGCACGTAAAGAAGAACAAAGGGAAAGCCGGTCTCGACAGGGTAAGTATTAAGCAGTTTGAAAGTGACCTTGAAAATAATATCATGAATATTCACAAGGAGCTAAAAACCACCGTATACAAACCCTCGCCTGTACTGCGGGTATATATTCCCAAAGGCAAGCATGACAAGAGACCTCTTGGCATACCTATTGTTAAAGACAGGGTAATACAGCAGGCGTTCAGACAAATCATAGAACCTATTTTCGAGAAAGAGTTCTCGGATAATAGCTTTGGATTCCGTCAAAACCGATGCTGTCATGACGCTATCAAACGGCTTGAAATGTATAAGCAAGAGGGGTATACCAGTGTCCTTGATGCCGACATAAAGGCATTCTATGACACTATACCACATAAGCTTATCATGGATAGGCTGCGTGAAAAGATCGCTGATGGATGGGTTTTGAACAGTATTGAAAATATGCTTAAGGCAGGTGTCATGGAAGATGGCATCGTGCATAAGACAACCGAAGGCACTCCGCAAAGAGGCGTCATTTTCCCCTTACTTGCCAACCTTGTCGGTGACATCATTGACAAGGAGCTTGAAAAGGCTGGATATAAGTTTGTCCGTTATGCCAATGATTTCGTTGTCATGGCAAAAACCAAAGAAGAACTCCCTGCCGCCCTGAGTTACGTCAAAGAAATCATTGAAGAGAAGCTTGGATTGGAGTTGAGCAAGGATAAAACCAAACTCACCAACTTCAAACGAGGCTTCAGGTTTCTCGGATACAATTTCTCTGGCAATTACAAAGGGATAAGCACGAAATCACTGGACAAACTCAAGAGCCTGTCCTGA
- a CDS encoding cache domain-containing protein, which produces MKSINSGDTLKTLSLNILRITKNIVCFMACTILLLVLFGCAQSPQHDEIEAYFRVLDKIKVTKKRQMIDYFSKIKQTVHEVDRDEKILHCFTVMRNYCNSNPMRTDAPSLYKLEYEMDVHYVEKYGDFYDILFIDNKGFVFHSIKHEADYHTNLFTGQFSDTQLAKHMKNNPDSEFVDYEFYSPSDEPAAFFLKPVQENNEMLGWLALQFPINKINAILSDHKGLGRTGEVYLVNKNKLMLTDSRFIEDSTILKLKIDTDAIRLALTRESGKMIINDYRDVRVLSSFEQFDIFGHSWIIIAEIDEDEAVSNHYQKYKKFYLPRIVEYYTNIASKMNTSGKEMSRSIKGKRVDMNEFCMTRSGEVLETQGVGPCTSIIIYYPKKFGYLAHISPKDEIYQKSLLLKYLPWGEKTCFLEELVKRIQYYDIYPYQLKDLQFVVIATHDKSLETIIDQLFNMGVNLAQIKFLYNPLANYANVAFNQSDDSVYVEWLAENRKNASFFENTSTIDSIGTMVKKITVQ; this is translated from the coding sequence TTGAAATCAATCAATAGTGGAGATACTTTGAAAACCCTGTCGTTGAATATTCTCAGAATAACAAAAAACATTGTTTGTTTTATGGCATGCACTATTCTACTTCTCGTCCTTTTCGGTTGTGCGCAATCACCGCAGCATGATGAGATAGAAGCATATTTCAGAGTGCTTGACAAAATTAAAGTAACAAAGAAAAGACAAATGATCGACTATTTTAGCAAAATAAAACAAACGGTTCATGAGGTGGACAGGGACGAGAAGATATTACATTGTTTCACTGTAATGAGAAACTATTGTAATTCAAATCCAATGAGGACAGATGCCCCATCTCTCTACAAGTTAGAGTACGAAATGGATGTGCATTATGTAGAGAAATACGGAGATTTTTATGATATTCTTTTTATAGACAATAAGGGTTTTGTTTTTCACAGCATCAAACATGAGGCTGATTACCACACAAATCTTTTTACCGGACAATTCTCTGATACGCAACTGGCAAAACACATGAAAAATAATCCGGATAGCGAATTCGTGGATTATGAATTTTATTCTCCGTCAGACGAGCCAGCTGCCTTTTTTCTGAAACCAGTACAGGAAAACAATGAAATGCTTGGGTGGTTGGCGCTCCAATTCCCTATCAATAAAATCAACGCCATACTTTCTGACCATAAAGGTTTGGGAAGGACTGGTGAAGTTTATCTGGTAAACAAAAATAAACTCATGCTGACTGATTCGAGGTTTATTGAAGACAGTACTATTCTAAAACTGAAAATCGATACAGATGCTATCAGATTAGCCCTTACCAGAGAATCCGGGAAAATGATAATAAATGATTACCGGGATGTAAGGGTTCTCAGTTCTTTCGAACAATTTGATATCTTCGGGCATTCATGGATAATCATAGCTGAGATTGACGAAGATGAAGCTGTTTCAAATCATTATCAAAAATATAAAAAATTCTACCTTCCCAGGATAGTAGAGTATTATACCAACATAGCTTCCAAAATGAACACATCTGGAAAAGAAATGAGCAGGAGCATAAAAGGGAAAAGGGTTGATATGAATGAGTTCTGTATGACAAGATCAGGGGAAGTACTTGAAACGCAAGGAGTCGGGCCGTGTACTTCAATAATCATTTATTATCCCAAAAAATTTGGATATCTTGCCCATATTAGTCCAAAAGATGAAATTTATCAAAAATCTTTACTGCTAAAATATTTGCCATGGGGGGAAAAAACGTGCTTTCTGGAAGAGTTAGTAAAGAGAATACAATACTACGATATATATCCATATCAACTGAAAGATCTTCAATTTGTCGTAATTGCTACCCATGATAAGAGCCTTGAAACTATTATTGATCAATTATTTAATATGGGAGTAAATCTTGCTCAAATAAAGTTTTTATATAATCCATTGGCAAATTATGCAAATGTCGCGTTCAATCAGTCAGATGATTCTGTTTATGTTGAATGGCTGGCCGAAAATCGGAAAAATGCCTCCTTTTTTGAAAATACCTCCACTATTGATTCAATTGGAACCATGGTAAAAAAGATAACAGTTCAATGA
- a CDS encoding group II intron maturase-specific domain-containing protein → MKIRNTIRDITRRTQGVNLTAVIDRLNPVIRGHVNYFRLGDVKKLYRSLDCWVRMRLRCFKFSRKWRTDNKRFPTHRFFKLGLLSFEREFLKVCAKS, encoded by the coding sequence ATGAAAATCAGGAACACCATCAGAGACATCACCAGACGCACACAAGGCGTCAACCTTACAGCCGTCATTGATAGATTAAACCCTGTGATACGGGGACATGTCAATTACTTTCGGCTGGGCGATGTGAAGAAACTTTATCGCTCATTAGACTGTTGGGTACGGATGAGGCTTCGATGCTTCAAGTTCTCAAGAAAGTGGAGAACAGACAATAAACGTTTCCCTACTCACCGTTTCTTCAAATTGGGGTTACTCTCATTTGAACGAGAATTTCTTAAGGTATGTGCTAAATCATGA
- a CDS encoding enoyl-CoA hydratase/isomerase family protein has translation MKDIRMNRGDNSGYNHIEFEEISGDNGKSIGIISMKKPPRNSIGSWLVDAIYDKMDQYEGDDKIGAVIIASKLRGVFSDGADRDELFGSWISGLVAEKNYERFKRAHEMFVEIENCKKPVIAAINGVTIGAGLELAMLCDLRVASELSFFSLPEAKPELSIIPGLGGTQRLPRYIGAARAKEMLFLGKMIRAETALEWGLVNQISPHKEILDHAIALAKTLLERDARALKEMKKCINFAVENDILKGIEYEVGLFAEMMRLKLVNKNK, from the coding sequence ATGAAAGACATCCGCATGAACCGGGGTGACAACTCTGGTTATAACCACATCGAGTTTGAAGAAATTTCCGGAGATAATGGCAAGTCCATTGGCATTATCTCCATGAAAAAACCCCCACGCAACTCCATAGGTTCATGGCTTGTGGACGCGATTTACGACAAAATGGATCAATACGAGGGAGATGACAAGATTGGCGCTGTTATCATTGCCAGTAAACTCAGGGGGGTCTTTAGCGATGGCGCCGATCGTGACGAGCTCTTTGGTTCATGGATCTCTGGCCTTGTTGCCGAAAAAAACTATGAACGATTCAAACGCGCACATGAGATGTTCGTAGAAATTGAAAATTGCAAAAAACCCGTTATCGCCGCTATTAACGGTGTTACAATTGGGGCAGGCCTGGAACTTGCCATGCTCTGTGACCTGCGCGTTGCATCAGAACTTTCCTTTTTCAGTTTACCGGAGGCAAAGCCTGAATTGAGTATTATCCCGGGCCTGGGTGGTACACAGCGTTTGCCTCGTTACATAGGTGCAGCCCGCGCCAAGGAGATGTTGTTTCTGGGAAAGATGATTCGTGCCGAAACAGCCCTGGAGTGGGGTCTTGTCAACCAAATATCACCTCACAAAGAAATTTTAGATCATGCCATTGCACTGGCAAAGACTTTACTGGAAAGGGATGCGAGGGCACTCAAAGAGATGAAGAAGTGTATTAACTTTGCTGTGGAGAACGATATTCTCAAAGGCATCGAATATGAGGTAGGGCTCTTTGCAGAGATGATGCGTCTGAAGCTCGTGAACAAAAATAAATAA
- a CDS encoding putative motility protein, which yields MVGNITSKMSIDNNIEMVKKAMDLMKMQGETVLKLIEEQKQANESFINPEGVGKNVDVYA from the coding sequence ATGGTCGGCAACATTACGTCAAAAATGTCCATTGATAATAATATAGAGATGGTTAAAAAAGCTATGGACTTAATGAAGATGCAGGGGGAAACGGTATTAAAGCTTATCGAAGAACAAAAACAGGCAAATGAGAGTTTTATCAATCCCGAAGGGGTTGGTAAAAATGTAGATGTTTACGCATAA
- a CDS encoding amylo-alpha-1,6-glucosidase, with protein sequence MTMVFNEDDCHNVSTAIEKEWLETNGIGGYASSTIIGANTRRYHGLLMAATRPPLGRTLMLSKVEEFVSIEDKEFPLSTNLYPNAVYPSGHKNLIQFSLTPFPTFHYFLNGIHVKKIVFMVHGENTTVILYQVDSKDKLLSALTLKVRVMVAFRDYHWLTKENPSFKTDYKILANGICLQPYNTLPPLYLFFNAQSMDNFSFWYKNMEYPKEIERGMDAHEDHFSPFALHFDLNKGTDCYVVASTKEYDTLDVPELVNKEIKRRRSRNKVEPVSCRIKNRDQGSGIRNRVTGHTYRRPDTGQHPPLDNLAKLVESLLAVSDSFLVKRGNNKKSIIAGYHWFGDWGRDTMISLPGLTLIRGRFEEAKEILLSYARFVDKGMIPNRFPDYDETPEYNTVDASLWYIHAVYQYLRFAKDLKTIRKDLYSVLKEIIEYYRKGTRYNIHMDSDGLIHAGAEGVQLTWMDAKVGDWVVTPRRGKAVEINALWYNALKIMDFFAREMNLNEEGNEYHSLAQKVSRSFHDIFWFDKGQYLYDCINGEMKDKAIRPNQIFAVSLPYSMLSVQRQRSVIEIVKTHLLTPYGLRSLSPEDKDYINQYHGNQYERDRAYHQGTVWTWLIGPYISAYAMVYAGSKDTPKYIKGLLEPFYAHLFEAGLGTISEIFDGDPPHTPRGCISQAWSVAEILRVYFEHVYGFENK encoded by the coding sequence ATGACGATGGTATTCAACGAAGATGACTGCCATAATGTCTCTACGGCTATTGAAAAGGAATGGCTTGAGACCAATGGAATTGGCGGTTATGCATCCTCTACGATAATCGGTGCCAATACAAGACGTTATCATGGCCTGCTCATGGCCGCAACGAGACCTCCGCTCGGACGTACCCTAATGCTCTCCAAAGTAGAAGAATTTGTTTCCATAGAAGACAAAGAGTTTCCACTGTCAACAAACCTCTATCCTAATGCAGTCTATCCGTCTGGACATAAAAATCTTATCCAGTTTAGCTTAACACCATTTCCTACATTCCATTATTTTCTTAACGGAATACATGTTAAAAAAATCGTGTTTATGGTTCATGGAGAAAACACTACCGTAATCCTCTATCAGGTGGACAGCAAAGACAAACTGTTGTCCGCCCTTACTCTGAAGGTGAGAGTTATGGTAGCGTTTCGGGACTATCACTGGCTCACCAAGGAAAATCCGTCATTTAAGACAGACTACAAAATTCTGGCAAATGGAATATGTTTACAACCTTACAATACGCTTCCACCCCTGTATCTCTTTTTTAATGCACAATCAATGGATAATTTTTCATTTTGGTATAAAAATATGGAATATCCAAAGGAAATCGAACGCGGCATGGATGCCCACGAAGACCACTTCAGTCCCTTTGCACTGCACTTCGATTTGAATAAAGGGACGGATTGCTATGTTGTGGCCTCTACAAAGGAATATGATACATTAGATGTTCCGGAGTTAGTAAACAAAGAAATCAAACGAAGGAGAAGTCGAAACAAAGTTGAGCCCGTTAGCTGCCGAATAAAAAATAGGGATCAGGGATCAGGGATCAGGAATCGGGTGACGGGACATACATACCGGAGACCTGACACCGGACAGCACCCCCCTTTAGATAACCTTGCCAAATTGGTTGAATCATTGTTGGCTGTCTCCGACAGTTTTCTTGTGAAACGGGGAAATAATAAAAAGAGCATCATTGCCGGATATCACTGGTTTGGAGATTGGGGACGTGATACGATGATCTCATTACCCGGTCTTACCCTCATACGGGGCAGATTTGAAGAAGCCAAAGAGATATTACTTTCCTATGCCCGGTTTGTTGACAAGGGGATGATACCCAACCGATTCCCCGATTATGACGAGACGCCTGAATACAATACCGTTGATGCATCGCTGTGGTACATTCATGCTGTATACCAGTACCTGCGCTTTGCAAAGGATTTAAAGACTATTCGTAAGGATCTCTATAGTGTGTTAAAGGAGATCATTGAGTATTACAGGAAAGGGACTCGATATAACATTCATATGGATTCAGATGGGTTAATCCATGCAGGCGCCGAGGGAGTACAACTAACGTGGATGGATGCAAAGGTGGGGGATTGGGTTGTGACTCCCCGCAGGGGAAAGGCAGTGGAAATCAATGCCTTATGGTATAATGCCTTGAAAATCATGGACTTCTTTGCTCGTGAGATGAATTTGAACGAGGAAGGTAATGAGTATCATTCGTTGGCCCAAAAGGTAAGTAGATCATTTCATGACATATTTTGGTTTGATAAGGGACAATATCTCTATGACTGTATCAATGGTGAAATGAAGGATAAGGCCATTCGTCCGAATCAGATATTTGCCGTGAGCCTGCCATATTCGATGCTATCCGTACAAAGGCAGAGGAGCGTGATAGAAATAGTAAAAACACATTTATTAACACCGTATGGCTTGCGAAGCCTGTCACCGGAAGATAAAGACTACATCAATCAATATCATGGAAATCAGTATGAGAGGGACAGGGCATATCATCAGGGTACGGTATGGACATGGCTGATAGGCCCTTACATTTCAGCCTACGCCATGGTGTACGCAGGCAGTAAAGATACCCCAAAATATATCAAGGGATTACTCGAGCCATTTTATGCACACTTATTTGAAGCGGGGCTGGGGACTATTTCTGAGATATTTGATGGAGATCCTCCGCATACACCCCGGGGGTGTATCTCACAGGCATGGAGCGTAGCGGAGATATTACGGGTTTATTTTGAACACGTATATGGGTTTGAGAACAAGTGA
- a CDS encoding SPL family radical SAM protein: MIINPEQIKTFVNTIYPYLGVNKQQEVSRLLFEIAKRERIDYTEVVGCLPKPPSRFSLLKDYLLKRRYPSLAVKGNKIRPSFSDISINPALQVDVTLKPQIKPRNLFIEESVLHTEMVKRVVAQFPTSDIEIIKTYKEHTEKKQFRIEDYNRRSENFYLVRENYDFYKRCPCSSKSASCGYFIVNLGSGCVYECSYCVLQDYINSPGIILPVNIEDFFLAFQNLKHDIRCGSCELTDSLVFDHITGYSPQIVEFFRRYPKSTFEFKTKSDNIGLLTSVPGANNIVVSWSMNPQHIVETVEYFTATLPQRLAAAQKCVDCEYRVAFHFDPIIYYPGWEADYETLIHDIFNAIDGGDIAWISLGTLRMTPRLKKIIENRFPDNTILDEEFFVGHDGKLRYPRDIRAFIYKNMTSWIRRRCKDVPVYLCMEEKSMRLDQGT; encoded by the coding sequence GTGATTATCAATCCTGAACAAATCAAGACTTTTGTTAATACAATCTACCCTTACCTTGGTGTAAATAAACAGCAAGAGGTCTCCCGGCTTCTGTTTGAGATTGCCAAGCGTGAACGCATCGATTATACAGAGGTTGTTGGGTGCTTGCCAAAACCACCAAGTCGATTTTCCCTGCTGAAAGATTATCTCTTGAAACGGCGTTACCCATCTCTTGCCGTTAAGGGCAACAAAATCAGGCCATCTTTTTCCGATATTAGCATTAATCCGGCATTGCAAGTGGATGTTACTTTGAAACCACAGATCAAACCCAGAAATCTGTTCATAGAAGAATCTGTTTTGCATACTGAAATGGTTAAAAGGGTAGTGGCTCAATTTCCAACAAGCGATATTGAAATAATCAAGACTTACAAAGAGCATACAGAGAAGAAACAGTTTAGAATCGAAGACTATAACCGAAGGTCAGAGAATTTTTACCTTGTGCGCGAGAACTATGATTTCTATAAACGGTGTCCGTGTTCCAGCAAATCCGCATCGTGTGGTTATTTTATTGTTAATCTGGGAAGTGGATGTGTGTATGAATGCTCCTATTGTGTTTTGCAGGATTATATCAATTCACCCGGCATTATCCTGCCTGTCAATATTGAGGACTTTTTTTTGGCTTTTCAGAATTTGAAGCATGACATCCGTTGCGGCTCGTGCGAGTTAACCGATTCTCTGGTCTTCGACCACATTACAGGATACTCACCGCAGATCGTCGAATTCTTTCGGCGCTATCCCAAAAGCACGTTCGAGTTTAAAACAAAGAGCGATAATATTGGTCTTTTGACTTCGGTGCCAGGGGCAAATAATATAGTCGTCTCCTGGTCGATGAACCCCCAGCATATTGTGGAAACCGTTGAATATTTTACCGCTACGTTACCCCAACGTTTAGCAGCTGCGCAGAAATGCGTTGATTGCGAATACCGGGTCGCCTTCCATTTTGACCCGATTATTTACTACCCAGGATGGGAAGCCGATTATGAAACATTGATTCATGACATCTTTAATGCCATCGATGGAGGAGATATCGCCTGGATAAGTCTTGGAACACTGCGCATGACACCACGACTGAAAAAGATCATTGAAAATCGTTTTCCGGATAATACGATACTCGATGAGGAATTTTTCGTTGGCCACGATGGCAAACTCAGATATCCACGGGATATTAGGGCTTTCATATACAAAAATATGACATCCTGGATTCGCAGGCGCTGTAAAGACGTTCCTGTTTATCTGTGTATGGAAGAAAAGTCAATGCGCTTAGACCAAGGAACTTAG